TCTGTTCCCCAACTGGAGCGCTCCATGTTGACCGATCGCCGCCGGTTCCTCGCCGCGTCCGCCGCACTCGCCGTCGTTCCGACCGCCGACGCACGGGCGGCCGAACCCCCGAAGGTCCGGCCCATCCGCATCGGGATCTCGACGTACTCCTTCTGGCAGTTCAAGAACAACAAGCTGCGCGACGTCGAGACGTGTATCGATCTGGCCGGAGAGATGGGATTCGACGCGGTCGAGGTGCTGCACCGCCAGATGACGGATGAATCGCCCGCCGCGCTCCAGAAGATCAAGCGCCGCGCGTTCCTCAACGGGATGGGGTTGTGCGGGTTCTCGATCCACCAGGGGTTCGTGTACTCGGACAAGGCCGAGCGCCAGAAGAACATCGATCACACGATCAAGTGCCTGGAAATGTGCTACGCGATGGGCATCCCGACGATGCGTTTAAACACCGGGCGCTGGGGGACCACGAAGAGCTTCGACGATCTGATGAAGAACCGCGGCATCGAACCGAATCTGCCCGGGTTCACCGACGACGACGGGTTCAAGTGGGTGATCGACTCGATCCAGAGCTGCCTCAAGACCGCGGAGAAGTGCGGGGTGGTGATGGGGTTGGAGAACCACTGGGGGCTCGGGCGCACGCCCGAAGGGGTTCTCAAGATCGTCGACGCGGTCAATTCGCCGTGGTTGCAGGTGACGATGGACACGGGGAACTTCCTCGAAGACCCCTACGACCGACTGGAGAAGATGGCGCCGAAAACGGTTCTGGTACAGGCGAAGACGTACTACGGCGGCGGACTGTGGTACACGCTCGACCTCGACAACGAGCGGATCGCCAAGATGCTCCGCAAGCACAAGTACAACGGGTTCGTGTCACTGGAGTTCGAGGGCAAGGAAGACCCGCACACGGGCGTGCCGAAGAGCCTCGCCGCGCTCCGTAAGGCGTTCGCTGTGTAAGGGGCGGTTGAACTGGTCCGGTCAACGTTCCCCCTACGAAGGACGCGCGTTGGCCGGGTCACGACAGATAAGGTTGGTTCCGAAATGACTCTTGTGTCCGTTCGTGGTGTCTCGTGGGTCATTTCTTACCCAACAGGAGATCCACGACCCAACACCCGCGCACGTGAACTTGGCTGGCGTCGCGGCAGTGGTTCAGCACGTCAGCGTTGTCGCAACCCGCATCCTGAAGCGCGTCCGCCAATATCGGCATCGCGCTGAAATCGCGTGAGTCGTACATCTGCGCGGCCAGTGCGAGAACTGTCGATGTGCTCCAAGTTCGTTTGATGCTCGCTGACCAAACTACATTTTCAAATATGTCGCGCAGAAGCGCGGCCTGTGTATCAGCGATCGGGTTCGAGTCTGGATCACCGGAGGCGACAGCAGCAACCGCGGCTGCCGCCCCACCCATCCACCTGACACGTGCCTCGGGATCTTCTTGGCGAGCAAGGGCTGAAGCGAGTTCCAATGCAGCGCGTGTGAGGTCATCCAGCGGCGGTCGGGGGAGGCATTCAGGAGGAGGCCCGTACTCTCTGAGCGTTTCGCTAATCGCTCCACTCGTTGATAAGAAACGGGTCTTTAACCACTCAGTTCCTTCTGCGGCCTCCGTAGCAAGTTCCACGGTTCGCCGAAGGAGTTCATTGCCACAGAGGGGTAAAACATGCCGAGCACAGGCGATGTCGTATAGGAAAATCTTGCGATCAGTAATGATCGGGCAGCCATCAAGGATAAGACTTTGAAAGCTGAGCTGGATGCTGTAGAAGTCTCGTGCTCCAATACACCTCATCCAATCCGCTTCGGCGAACCAGCAACGCATCGTTTGTTGCTGGTCTCCAATGAGTTGAGCCGAGACATGCGGTTTCCGCTTCTTCGCCATACCCAACCCTCGGCTCGGAAAACGCCTCTAGGTCGGACAGTCGCTCACCACCAGCGGTTCACGCCTTCGGAGCGAGGTTCGCGTTGAAGAACACCATCTTCCACGGGCGAACGGTCCATTTCAGGAACACACCGGCCGCGTGGAACGGATCGGCCTTCATCAGCGCCTCGACCCCTTCCGGCGAATCGGCTTCGTAAATGATGAGCGCGCCGTACCCGTCTTCCGTCGGGCCGGACGCGAAGAGCTGGTTCTTCTCCATGAGGCTCGTCAGGTACGCCCGGTGCGCGGGGCGGTGCGATTCGACGAGCGCCTTGTCCTGGCTGTACTCGATCAGGGCTGCGTATTTCACCAGTGGTTCTCCGTGGCACCAACTTGTTCGGGGGCGGCGTTCACGCGCTCCGCGGGGAAGTACACCCGGCTCAGCACCGCGTGGGCGCTGAAGAACGCCACGCTGAACGCGACGTCGCCGACGAACGTGCCGCGGTAGAACGGAATCGCCGAAACGTAGCAATCAACGAGTCCGGCGAACGAATGCTCGTAATGGGGCAGCGCTTTTTCCAGCCAGCTCACGAAGTTGCTGACGAAAAAGAACAGTAGCCCGGACCCGAGTGCCACCGTCATGATGCGGCTGATCGACTCGGACCGCCGAAGGAACGCCCAGCCCATCACCACGTACCCGGTGAAGTACACCCACGAGAGGGGGTACGGCTGCCACCAGGCCGCGGTGAAATAGAGGCACAGGTCTTTCAGCGCGATGGCCAGGGCGGTCACCCCGACGCCCGGCCAGAAGCCCAGGCGCCCCGCGGCGAACAGGGCGAGCGCCCCGATCACCGAGGCGTTCCACATGCTGTATTCCGTGGGCAACTGAGCGAACGTCAGCGTGAGCAGCGCGGTGAGTGCCAGTCCCACCCCGGCGAGCGCGAGCGTCATCGGCTTGAAGTACGGCGAAACGGGTTGCGGGGCGGGCTCGGCCATGTGCGTTCTCCGATACGATTGTCGGCTTCAATGTAGGTACGGCGCGGTTCAGACGCAAGTCGGGTACAATGGTCCCTCGGCGCGAACCGCCCGCGGGCACAGTCATTGAGGGAGGGTTCTGTTCATGACGTCCGATGACGACGACTTCCGGATCGGCGTGCCGGGTTTGGGGCGCGCGGCCGTGGCGCCGGCCCTTTCTCCCCCTCCCGCGGTCCGTCAGGAAGCGGACGCAGCGGCCCCGGAACTGCGCCCGGGCGAAACAGAACTCGGCCGCCCGCCGCAAGTCCCATCCGACCTCGCGCCGCTCTCAACACACGACCTCGCCGCGCTGAAATTACTCGACGACGAACAGGCCGCACGTGACATCGCGGAAGCCGAACTGCTCCTCGCCTCCGACCCGACCGGTCTCGGGTGGCTGGGCTGGTTCGGGTCGCCGCTCGCGTTCGCGTTCATGCTCGGGATGACCGGCGTGATCGGGATCTTCCTGTTCAACCAGACCGCGTCGCTGCTCCAGGCACTCGCGGCCCAGCCGGAATGGGCGCAGTACGTCGGGTACAGCGGTCTCGGGCTGTTCGGCGCGTGCGTGCTGTATTCGTTTGTTCGGTTGATGGTACTGTACGTTCGGCTCCGCGAGAACCGCCAACTGCGCGTGAAGGGCATCAAAGAACTCTCGAACCGCACGCGGCTCCGGTGGCTCGCCGCGGCCAAGTCCACGGAAGCACGAAATCAGATCG
This region of Gemmata massiliana genomic DNA includes:
- a CDS encoding DUF6580 family putative transport protein, coding for MAEPAPQPVSPYFKPMTLALAGVGLALTALLTLTFAQLPTEYSMWNASVIGALALFAAGRLGFWPGVGVTALAIALKDLCLYFTAAWWQPYPLSWVYFTGYVVMGWAFLRRSESISRIMTVALGSGLLFFFVSNFVSWLEKALPHYEHSFAGLVDCYVSAIPFYRGTFVGDVAFSVAFFSAHAVLSRVYFPAERVNAAPEQVGATENHW
- a CDS encoding YciI family protein translates to MKYAALIEYSQDKALVESHRPAHRAYLTSLMEKNQLFASGPTEDGYGALIIYEADSPEGVEALMKADPFHAAGVFLKWTVRPWKMVFFNANLAPKA
- a CDS encoding sugar phosphate isomerase/epimerase family protein — protein: MLTDRRRFLAASAALAVVPTADARAAEPPKVRPIRIGISTYSFWQFKNNKLRDVETCIDLAGEMGFDAVEVLHRQMTDESPAALQKIKRRAFLNGMGLCGFSIHQGFVYSDKAERQKNIDHTIKCLEMCYAMGIPTMRLNTGRWGTTKSFDDLMKNRGIEPNLPGFTDDDGFKWVIDSIQSCLKTAEKCGVVMGLENHWGLGRTPEGVLKIVDAVNSPWLQVTMDTGNFLEDPYDRLEKMAPKTVLVQAKTYYGGGLWYTLDLDNERIAKMLRKHKYNGFVSLEFEGKEDPHTGVPKSLAALRKAFAV